From Pagrus major chromosome 6, Pma_NU_1.0, one genomic window encodes:
- the phf2 gene encoding lysine-specific demethylase phf2 isoform X1 — protein MATVPVYCICRLPYDVTQFMIECDACKDWFHGSCVGVDEDDAPDIDIYHCPNCEKTHGKSTLKKKKNWSKHDTGQSTDIKAVQNGSQVFIKELRSRTFPSSDDIVVKLSGSQLTMEYLEENGFNEPILAQKKDSLGMSMPAPTFYISDVENYVGPDVGVDVVDVTKQTDSKMKLKEFVDYYYSTNRKKVLNVINLEFTDTRMNSIVESPQIVRRLSWVENYWPDDALLGKPKVTKYCLICVKDSYTDFHIECGGASVWYHVLKGEKIFFLIKPTSANLSLYERWRSSSNHSEMFFADQVDKCYKCTLKQGQTLFIPSGWINAILTPVDCLAFSGHFVHNLSVEMQMRAYEIEKRLKVKTLTPFPNFETACWYVGRHLLERFKGLHKANKQPAPYLIHGAKIINGAFRAWTKKQALLEHEDELPENMKPSQLIKDLAKEIRLSENATKAIKSEPSIKVPVEEPPSTHSEPEEPVSPAHVPSPSREKARKKASKPPKPPKPPKMPKAPKPPKVPKAKEGGKKKAKKAKESSPPPKPSSFAALESHAKDILSKMDQPKKTKAVKNVLSMTEKEISKQNNMEKFEIREQNKNKTEAKWKYKNSKPDSLLKMEEECRFDRTLLSGNKDKFSFTMSHKKMLGSKTLKPQTNSSVFGSLQNLKEDKTKPVRDEYEYVSDEGELKIDEFPIRRKKNTVKRDHSFLSDIREPIQPAKKTKFQPLMTKSVDSSDDETLHIDTEAKPEVKSRNSKVKKKSGTAAGILDLLQASKQVGGIDYSANSQPPASPSTQEAIQGMLSMANLSSSDSLQQPWSNSQSKNNSQSKSNSHSTQAGKKASGGAGGSGNNNSKRPTKRLPKKPRKSSSIESLDYDDEQDHMDACFKDSDYVYPSLESEEDNPVFKSRSKKRKSSDDTPYSPTARVGPSVPRQERPARDGARVASIETGLAAAAAKLSHQEEQQKTKKKKKSTKKKPIVMEEPLKISQDSSSPEHNLDPQDGSLTDHEFNTGTVKSPAGPQPMAPGVFLSQRRPSMSSPNNSTNSTSTNSSSMAKGDRGGSADAKAKRLKKGMATAKQRLGKILKIHRNGKLLL, from the exons tgaaaaagaaaaagaactggAGCAAACATGACACTGGGCAAAGCACAGATATCAAAGCTGTTCAGAATGGCAGTCAGGTTTTCATTAAGGAGCTTCGCAGTAGGACGTTTCCCAG TTCTGATGACATAGTGGTGAAGCTGAGCGGCAGTCAGTTGACCATGGAGTACCTGGAGGAGAACGGCTTCAACGAGCCAATCCTGGCTCAGAAGAAAGACAGCCTGGGCATGTCCATGCCTGCCCCCACCTTCTACATCAGTGATGTGGAGAACTATGTTG GTCCTGATGTTGGCGTGGACGTGGTTGACGTCACCAAACAGACTGACAGCAAGATGAAGCTCAAAGAGTTTGTAGATTATTACTACagcacaaacagaaagaaagtgtTAAACGTCATCAACCTGGAGTTCACTGACACGAG GATGAACAGTATAGTGGAGAGTCCACAGATTGTGCGGCGGTTGTCATGGGTAGAAAACTACTGGCCTGATGACGCTCTGCTTGGGAAACCAAAAGTCACCAAATACTGTCTCATCTGCGTCAAAGACAGCTACACAGATTTCCACATTGAGTGCGGTGGTGCCTCCGTCTGGTACCATGTCCTAAAG ggAGAGAAGATCTTCTTCCTCATCAAGCCCACCTCCGCAAACCTGTCTCTGTACGAGCGGTGGAGATCATCGTCCAATCACAGTGAAATGTTCTTTGCCGACCAGGTGGACAAGTGTTATAAATGTACTCTGAAGCAAGGGCAGACTCTATTCATCCCATCAG GTTGGATCAATGCAATACTGACTCCAGTCGACTGCCTGGCGTTCTCTGGACACTTTGTCCACAACCTGAGTGTGGAGATGCAGATGAG AGCATATGAAATCGAGAAGCGACTAAAGGTCAAAACTCTCACCCCCTTCCCCAACTTTGAGACAGCGTGCTGGTATGTGGGACGACATCTCCTTGAGCGATTCAAAG GTTTACATAAAGCAAATAAGCAACCAGCACCATATCTGATACATGGTGCCAAAATCATCAATGGAGCCTTCAGAGCTTGGACTAAAAAACAG GCCCTCTTGGAACATGAAGATGAGCTTCCAGAGAACATGAAACCTTCACAGCTCATTAAGGATCTGGCAAAAGAGATCAGACTGTCAGAG AATGCAACCAAAGCCATCAAGAGTGAGCCCAGTATTAAGGTACCAGTGGAGGAACCACCGTCTACCCACTCCGAGCCTGAGGAGCCCGTCTCCCCAGCCCACGTCCCCTCGCCTAGCAGAGAAAAGGCCAGAAAGAAAGCCTCCAAACCTCCCAAACCTCCCAAACCCCCAAAGATGCCCAAGGCACCCAAACCTCCGAAGGTCCCAAAGGCCAAGGAGGGTGGAAAGAAGAAAGCGAAGAAAGCGAAAGAGTCGTCGCCACCTCCTAAACCCTCCAGCTTCGCAGCCCTTGAGTCCCATGCAAAAGACATCTTAAGTAAGATGGACCAGCCAAAAAAGACAAAG GCTGTTAAGAATGTCCTGAGtatgacagagaaagaaatatcAAAGCAGAACAACATGGAGAAATTTGAAATCAGAgagcagaacaaaaacaagactgaaGCAAAATGGAAGTATAAG AATAGTAAACCAGACTCCCTGCTGAAAATGGAGGAAGAGTGCAGATTTGACAGAACCCTGCTGTCAGGCAATAAAGACAAGTTCAGCTTCACTATGTCTCACAAGAAAATGCTGGG CTCCAAGACGCTGAAACCTCAGACCAACTCAAGTGTTTTTGGATCATTACAAAACCTAAAAGAGGACAAAACCAAGCCAGTAAGAGATGAGTATGAGTATGTCTCAGATGAGGGGGAGCTGAAGATTGACGAATTCCCAATCAGgcggaaaaaaaacacagtgaagagaGATCACTCCT TTTTGTCAGACATCAGAGAACCCATTCAACCAGCCAAGAAAACAAAGTTCCAACCCTTGATGACCAAG AGTGTTGACTCATCAGATGACGAGACTCTGCACATAGACACAGAGGCCAAGCCTGAGGTCAAAAGCCGCAACTCCAAGGTGAAGAAAAAGAGCGGCACCGCTGCAGGGATTCTTGACCTGCTGCAGGCCAGCAAGCAAGTGGGTGGGATCGACTACAGCGCCAACAG TCAGCCACCTGCATCTCCCAGCACACAGGAGGCCATTCAGGGCATGCTGTCCATGGCCAACCTGTCGTCTTCAGACAGCTTGCAGCAGCCATGGAGCAACAGCCAGTCCAAAAACAATAGCCAGTCGAAGAGCAACTCGCACAGCACGCAGGCAGGCAAGAAGGCCAGTGGAGGAGCCGGCGGCAGcggcaacaacaacagcaagcGGCCAACCAAGCGGCTCCCAAAGAAACCCAGGAAAAGCAGCAGTATTGAGAGTCTGGACTATGATGACGAACAGGATCACATGGACGCATGTTTCAAGGACTCAGATTATG TTTACCCCTCGTTGGAGTCAGAAGAGGATAATCCTGTTTTCAAATCCAGATCGAAAAAACGGAAAAGCAGTGACGACACTCCTTACAGCCCGACAG CTCGTGTAGGACCGTCAGTTCCTCGACAGGAGCGGCCGGCGAGAGACGGAGCCCGAGTGGCCTCCATAGAAACGGGActggcagcagctgcagcaaagCTTTCTCATCAG gaggagcagcagaaaaccaagaagaagaagaaaagcaccAAAAAGAAGCCAATAGTAATGGAGGAGCCCCTGAAAATCTCTCAGGACAGCAGCTCGCCGGAACACAATCTGGACCCCCAAGATGGCAGCCTGACAGACCACGAGTTCAACACTGGGACAGTGAAGTCGCCGGCAGGGCCCCAACCCATGGCACCGGGAGTTTTTCTCAGCCAGAGGCGACCATCCATGTCCTCCCCAAATAACAGCACCAACTCTACGagcaccaacagcagcagcatggcGAAAGGGGATCGCGGGGGGTCAGCAGATGCCAAAG CAAAGCGGCTAAAGAAAGGCATGGCAACAGCCAAACAGAGACTTGGAAAGATTTTAAAGATCCATCGAAATGGAAAGCTCCTCCTGTAG
- the phf2 gene encoding lysine-specific demethylase phf2 isoform X2 codes for MATVPVYCICRLPYDVTQFMIECDACKDWFHGSCVGVDEDDAPDIDIYHCPNCEKTHGKSTLKKKKNWSKHDTGQSTDIKAVQNGSQVFIKELRSRTFPSSDDIVVKLSGSQLTMEYLEENGFNEPILAQKKDSLGMSMPAPTFYISDVENYVGPDVGVDVVDVTKQTDSKMKLKEFVDYYYSTNRKKVLNVINLEFTDTRMNSIVESPQIVRRLSWVENYWPDDALLGKPKVTKYCLICVKDSYTDFHIECGGASVWYHVLKGEKIFFLIKPTSANLSLYERWRSSSNHSEMFFADQVDKCYKCTLKQGQTLFIPSGWINAILTPVDCLAFSGHFVHNLSVEMQMRAYEIEKRLKVKTLTPFPNFETACWYVGRHLLERFKGLHKANKQPAPYLIHGAKIINGAFRAWTKKQALLEHEDELPENMKPSQLIKDLAKEIRLSENATKAIKSEPSIKVPVEEPPSTHSEPEEPVSPAHVPSPSREKARKKASKPPKPPKPPKMPKAPKPPKVPKAKEGGKKKAKKAKESSPPPKPSSFAALESHAKDILSKMDQPKKTKAVKNVLSMTEKEISKQNNMEKFEIREQNKNKTEAKWKYKNSKPDSLLKMEEECRFDRTLLSGNKDKFSFTMSHKKMLGSKTLKPQTNSSVFGSLQNLKEDKTKPVRDEYEYVSDEGELKIDEFPIRRKKNTVKRDHSFLSDIREPIQPAKKTKFQPLMTKSVDSSDDETLHIDTEAKPEVKSRNSKVKKKSGTAAGILDLLQASKQVGGIDYSANSTQEAIQGMLSMANLSSSDSLQQPWSNSQSKNNSQSKSNSHSTQAGKKASGGAGGSGNNNSKRPTKRLPKKPRKSSSIESLDYDDEQDHMDACFKDSDYVYPSLESEEDNPVFKSRSKKRKSSDDTPYSPTARVGPSVPRQERPARDGARVASIETGLAAAAAKLSHQEEQQKTKKKKKSTKKKPIVMEEPLKISQDSSSPEHNLDPQDGSLTDHEFNTGTVKSPAGPQPMAPGVFLSQRRPSMSSPNNSTNSTSTNSSSMAKGDRGGSADAKAKRLKKGMATAKQRLGKILKIHRNGKLLL; via the exons tgaaaaagaaaaagaactggAGCAAACATGACACTGGGCAAAGCACAGATATCAAAGCTGTTCAGAATGGCAGTCAGGTTTTCATTAAGGAGCTTCGCAGTAGGACGTTTCCCAG TTCTGATGACATAGTGGTGAAGCTGAGCGGCAGTCAGTTGACCATGGAGTACCTGGAGGAGAACGGCTTCAACGAGCCAATCCTGGCTCAGAAGAAAGACAGCCTGGGCATGTCCATGCCTGCCCCCACCTTCTACATCAGTGATGTGGAGAACTATGTTG GTCCTGATGTTGGCGTGGACGTGGTTGACGTCACCAAACAGACTGACAGCAAGATGAAGCTCAAAGAGTTTGTAGATTATTACTACagcacaaacagaaagaaagtgtTAAACGTCATCAACCTGGAGTTCACTGACACGAG GATGAACAGTATAGTGGAGAGTCCACAGATTGTGCGGCGGTTGTCATGGGTAGAAAACTACTGGCCTGATGACGCTCTGCTTGGGAAACCAAAAGTCACCAAATACTGTCTCATCTGCGTCAAAGACAGCTACACAGATTTCCACATTGAGTGCGGTGGTGCCTCCGTCTGGTACCATGTCCTAAAG ggAGAGAAGATCTTCTTCCTCATCAAGCCCACCTCCGCAAACCTGTCTCTGTACGAGCGGTGGAGATCATCGTCCAATCACAGTGAAATGTTCTTTGCCGACCAGGTGGACAAGTGTTATAAATGTACTCTGAAGCAAGGGCAGACTCTATTCATCCCATCAG GTTGGATCAATGCAATACTGACTCCAGTCGACTGCCTGGCGTTCTCTGGACACTTTGTCCACAACCTGAGTGTGGAGATGCAGATGAG AGCATATGAAATCGAGAAGCGACTAAAGGTCAAAACTCTCACCCCCTTCCCCAACTTTGAGACAGCGTGCTGGTATGTGGGACGACATCTCCTTGAGCGATTCAAAG GTTTACATAAAGCAAATAAGCAACCAGCACCATATCTGATACATGGTGCCAAAATCATCAATGGAGCCTTCAGAGCTTGGACTAAAAAACAG GCCCTCTTGGAACATGAAGATGAGCTTCCAGAGAACATGAAACCTTCACAGCTCATTAAGGATCTGGCAAAAGAGATCAGACTGTCAGAG AATGCAACCAAAGCCATCAAGAGTGAGCCCAGTATTAAGGTACCAGTGGAGGAACCACCGTCTACCCACTCCGAGCCTGAGGAGCCCGTCTCCCCAGCCCACGTCCCCTCGCCTAGCAGAGAAAAGGCCAGAAAGAAAGCCTCCAAACCTCCCAAACCTCCCAAACCCCCAAAGATGCCCAAGGCACCCAAACCTCCGAAGGTCCCAAAGGCCAAGGAGGGTGGAAAGAAGAAAGCGAAGAAAGCGAAAGAGTCGTCGCCACCTCCTAAACCCTCCAGCTTCGCAGCCCTTGAGTCCCATGCAAAAGACATCTTAAGTAAGATGGACCAGCCAAAAAAGACAAAG GCTGTTAAGAATGTCCTGAGtatgacagagaaagaaatatcAAAGCAGAACAACATGGAGAAATTTGAAATCAGAgagcagaacaaaaacaagactgaaGCAAAATGGAAGTATAAG AATAGTAAACCAGACTCCCTGCTGAAAATGGAGGAAGAGTGCAGATTTGACAGAACCCTGCTGTCAGGCAATAAAGACAAGTTCAGCTTCACTATGTCTCACAAGAAAATGCTGGG CTCCAAGACGCTGAAACCTCAGACCAACTCAAGTGTTTTTGGATCATTACAAAACCTAAAAGAGGACAAAACCAAGCCAGTAAGAGATGAGTATGAGTATGTCTCAGATGAGGGGGAGCTGAAGATTGACGAATTCCCAATCAGgcggaaaaaaaacacagtgaagagaGATCACTCCT TTTTGTCAGACATCAGAGAACCCATTCAACCAGCCAAGAAAACAAAGTTCCAACCCTTGATGACCAAG AGTGTTGACTCATCAGATGACGAGACTCTGCACATAGACACAGAGGCCAAGCCTGAGGTCAAAAGCCGCAACTCCAAGGTGAAGAAAAAGAGCGGCACCGCTGCAGGGATTCTTGACCTGCTGCAGGCCAGCAAGCAAGTGGGTGGGATCGACTACAGCGCCAACAG CACACAGGAGGCCATTCAGGGCATGCTGTCCATGGCCAACCTGTCGTCTTCAGACAGCTTGCAGCAGCCATGGAGCAACAGCCAGTCCAAAAACAATAGCCAGTCGAAGAGCAACTCGCACAGCACGCAGGCAGGCAAGAAGGCCAGTGGAGGAGCCGGCGGCAGcggcaacaacaacagcaagcGGCCAACCAAGCGGCTCCCAAAGAAACCCAGGAAAAGCAGCAGTATTGAGAGTCTGGACTATGATGACGAACAGGATCACATGGACGCATGTTTCAAGGACTCAGATTATG TTTACCCCTCGTTGGAGTCAGAAGAGGATAATCCTGTTTTCAAATCCAGATCGAAAAAACGGAAAAGCAGTGACGACACTCCTTACAGCCCGACAG CTCGTGTAGGACCGTCAGTTCCTCGACAGGAGCGGCCGGCGAGAGACGGAGCCCGAGTGGCCTCCATAGAAACGGGActggcagcagctgcagcaaagCTTTCTCATCAG gaggagcagcagaaaaccaagaagaagaagaaaagcaccAAAAAGAAGCCAATAGTAATGGAGGAGCCCCTGAAAATCTCTCAGGACAGCAGCTCGCCGGAACACAATCTGGACCCCCAAGATGGCAGCCTGACAGACCACGAGTTCAACACTGGGACAGTGAAGTCGCCGGCAGGGCCCCAACCCATGGCACCGGGAGTTTTTCTCAGCCAGAGGCGACCATCCATGTCCTCCCCAAATAACAGCACCAACTCTACGagcaccaacagcagcagcatggcGAAAGGGGATCGCGGGGGGTCAGCAGATGCCAAAG CAAAGCGGCTAAAGAAAGGCATGGCAACAGCCAAACAGAGACTTGGAAAGATTTTAAAGATCCATCGAAATGGAAAGCTCCTCCTGTAG